The genome window GTATGGCGTCTTCTAAGGGTTCCCCATCGAGCAGATGAGCAAGGAGTTGACGATAACCCACTGCGCGCATTGATGGAGCATCTCGAACAAACGCATTATCCCGAACCAGTGCCCTGACCTCTTCTAAAAAACCTTTACTTATCATTTGCTTAAAGCGTTTTTCTATAGCCTTATGTAACTCTGCACGATCCTCTGGCACCAAGGCAATTTTAATAAATTCAAAACCATTTTCAGCACTTGATTGGGTAGCGTGCAAACTTGTCAGGGTTTGTCCGCTCACATGAAACACCTCAAGGGCTCTTTGGATGCGTTGCGAGTCTGTGGGTTTGATACGGCTCGCACTGTCGGGATCGATGGCCAGCAATTCCGCATGCAATGCCGGCCAGCCATGCTTTTCCGCCCGGCGTTCCAAGGCATCACGATATTCCTGATCGGCGCCTGGCAT of Gammaproteobacteria bacterium contains these proteins:
- the miaA gene encoding tRNA (adenosine(37)-N6)-dimethylallyltransferase MiaA, which encodes MPGADQEYRDALERRAEKHGWPALHAELLAIDPDSASRIKPTDSQRIQRALEVFHVSGQTLTSLHATQSSAENGFEFIKIALVPEDRAELHKAIEKRFKQMISKGFLEEVRALVRDNAFVRDAPSMRAVGYRQLLAHLLDGEPLEDAILKGIYATRQLAKRQLTWLRKMPGLQTFDAYAPDIHAKCDSWLENIL